One Phalacrocorax carbo chromosome 12, bPhaCar2.1, whole genome shotgun sequence genomic window carries:
- the RBP4 gene encoding retinol-binding protein 4, protein MAHMERALPWLLLLALALLGSSTAVRDCRVSSFKVKENFDKTRYSGTWYAMAKKDPEGLFLQDNVVAHFTVDENGQMSATAKGRVRLFNNWDVCADMIGSFTDTQDPAKFKMKYWGVASFLQKGNDDHWVVDTDYDTYALHYSCRQLNEDGTCADSYSFVFSRDPKGLPPEAQKIVRQRQIDLCLDRKYRVIVHNGFCS, encoded by the exons ATGGCCCACATGGAGAGAGCTCTGCCCTGGCTactgctgctggcactggctttgctgggcagcagcactgcGGTGCGCGACTGCCGAGTGAGCAGCTTCAAAGTGAAGGAGAACTTCGACAAGACCAGG TACAGCGGCACCTGGTATGCCATGGCAAAAAAAGATCCTGAGGGGTTGTTTCTACAGGACAATGTGGTAGCCCACTTCACTGTAGATGAGAATGGACAAATGAGTGCCACTGCGAAGGGCAGAGTCAGACTCTTCAA TAACTGGGATGTCTGTGCTGACATGATTGGCTCTTTCACTGACACACAGGATCCTGCCAAGTTCAAGATGAAGTACTGGGGTGTTGcctcttttctgcagaaaggaa ATGATGATCACTGGGTAGTGGACACAGATTATGATACGTATGCTCTTCATTACTCCTGCCGCCAACTAAATGAAGATGGCACTTGTGCTGATAGCTATTCCTTTGTGTTCTCCCGGGACCCTAAGGGATTGCCTCCAGAGGCACAGAAAATTGTCAGACAAAGGCAGATAGACCTCTGCTTGGACAGAAAATACAGAGTTATTGTTCATAATG gATTTTGCTCTTAA
- the FFAR4 gene encoding free fatty acid receptor 4, with protein MPGSRDVPGGNRTYFPFFSDFRGCNVTALRIGESSALASIFLLALVGNIWGICLLVQRRRRHRPCAANCLVLNLFCADLLFITAIPFIAVVRWTESWVLGDVVCHMLFYVMSLSGTVVILSLSAVSLERVVSIARLRHAAFRRRKALPAALLLIWGFAALATLPLCCFFTVVRLPGAAGQEMQICTLVWPSTAGEIVWDVTFAIAFFLIPGLVIVISYSKILQITKASRRSLNAGLAYSENHQIRVSQQDYKLFRALFLLMISFFVMWSPIIIIILLILVQNYKHDLNILPSVFFWIVLFTFANSAVNPILYNVAYFRRKCQEILLCCTGNPVRRGAGTETTARRSNHEQPNLSFITR; from the exons ATGCCGGGGTCCAGGGACGTGCCAGGGGGGAACAGGACCTACTTCCCCTTCTTCTCGGACTTCAGGGGCTGCAACGTGACGGCCCTGCGCATCGGCGAGTCATCTGCTCTGGCCTCCATCTTCCTGCTGGCCTTGGTGGGAAACATCTGGGGCATCTGTCTGCTGgtgcagcggcggcggcggcaccggccGTGTGCGGCCAACTGCCTTGTCCTCAACCTCTTCTGTGCCGACCTGCTCTTCATCACCGCCATCCCCTTCATCGCCGTCGTGCGCTGGACCGAGAGCTGGGTGCTGGGCGACGTCGTCTGCCACATGCTCTTCTACGTGATGAGCCTCAGCGGCACCGTCGTCATCCTCTCCCTCTCGGCCGTCAGCCTGGAGCGCGTCGTCAGCATCGCCCGGCTGCGCCACGCCGCCTTCCGCCGCCGCAaggcgctgcccgccgccctCCTCCTCATCTGGGGCTTCGCCGCCCTCGCCACGCTCCcgctctgctgcttcttcaccGTGGTGCGGCTGCCCGGCGCCGCCGGCCAG GAGATGCAGATTTGCACCTTGGTTTGGCCCAGCACTGCAGGAGAAATAGTTTGGGATGTGACCTTTGCCATTGCTTTCTTTCTAATACCAGGATTAGTCATTGTCATCAGTTATTCCAAAATCCTACAG ATTACAAAAGCATCAAGAAGGAGCTTAAATGCTGGCTTAGCCTACTCAGAAAATCATCAGATTCGTGTTTCCCAGCAAGACTACAAACTATTCCGAGCCCTCTTTTTGTTGATGATCTCTTTCTTTGTCATGTGGAGCCCGATTAtaataattattcttttaattttagtcCAGAACTACAAAcatgatttaaatattttgccatCAGTTTTCTTCTGGATAGTGTTATTCACTTTTGCCAACTCTGCTGTCAATCCAATTTTGTATAATGTTGCCTATTTCAGACGTAAATGTCAGGAAATTCTTCTCTGTTGTACAGGGAACCCTGTAAGGCGTGGGGCTGGTACAGAAACCACTGCAAGAAGAAGTAACCATGAACAACCAAATTTGTCTTTCATTACCAGATAA